In the Styela clava chromosome 8, kaStyClav1.hap1.2, whole genome shotgun sequence genome, one interval contains:
- the LOC120346227 gene encoding uncharacterized protein LOC120346227 isoform X1 encodes MKSKYPKPLTANFVALNNMDGMKRYRVLLVFWLATMLTPYTRGETLYCKPRAGCGIDSCDPIAAGWNEKIFDLTEHLHREEFPIICKQTKTDSSKIQEELGTVEKKVSILEDLNVDLANEVVKLKERNNRLFDELNSKALKLSEVQTKVVTLEKRFSVMEERFERMNSKSVMDGETASVENASVDSEYCMVKVDETCYWIKIQDGNYYRAKETCEKHDFKVADIPNEKTYRRLYDKLRNLIPDQLSWMKIWTGIEINTQTGKINPLTSYIEWQTNLPHMGRPFIKFTNVYIDVGRNSKSIGAMGNIPPSDSTHGLICQF; translated from the exons atgaaAAGTAAATATCCAAAGCCTCTAACTGCGAATTTTGTCGCCTTAAATAACATGGACGGCATGAAACGATACCGTGTTTTACTTGTCTTTTGGCTCGCGACGATGTTGACACCTTATACCCGCGGCGAAACTCTATACTGTAAACCACGAGCTGGATGCGGCATCGACAGTTGTGATCCAATTGCTGCGGGTTGGAATGAGAAGATTTTCGACCTTACAGAACATCTTCATCGTGAAGAATTCCCAATAATCTGCAAACAGACCAAAACAG ATTCGTCAAAAATACAAGAAGAACTTGGTACCGTTGAAAAAAAGGTATCTATTTTGGAGGATTTGAACGTGGATTTGGCAAATG AAGTTGTAAAACTCAAAGAACGGAATAATCGATTATTTGATGAATTGAATAGCAAAGCACTAAAGTTGTCAGAAG TGCAAACGAAAGTTGTAACGCTAGAGAAGAGATTCTCAGTGATGGAGGAAAGATTCGAACGTATGAACAGTAAATCAGTAATGGACGGAGAAACAGCAAGTGTAGAAAATGCCTCTGTGGATTCAG aatACTGCATGGTCAAAGTTGATGAAACGTGCTATTggataaagattcaagatggcAATTATTACAGAGCTAAAGAAACTTGCGAAAAACACGATTTCAAAGTAGCAGACATTCCGAATGAAAAAACTTATCGTCGCTTATATGATAAGTTACGAAATTTAATACCAGATCAATTATCGTGGATGAAAATATGGACAGGAATAGAAATAAATACACAA actGGGAAAATAAACCCACTCACATCATACATTGAATGGCAAACTAATTTGCCTCATATGGGACGtccatttataaaatttacgAATGTTTATATCGACGTTGGAAGAAATTCAAAGAGCATCGGAGCAATGGGAAACATTCCGCCTTCTGATTCTACTCATGGATTAATTTGTCAGTTTTGA
- the LOC120346227 gene encoding uncharacterized protein LOC120346227 isoform X2, giving the protein MKSKYPKPLTANFVALNNMDGMKRYRVLLVFWLATMLTPYTRGETLYCKPRAGCGIDSCDPIAAGWNEKIFDLTEHLHREEFPIICKQTKTDSSKIQEELGTVEKKVSILEDLNVDLANEVVKLKERNNRLFDELNSKALKLSEVQTKVVTLEKRFSVMEERFERMNSKSVMDGETASVENASVDSEYCMVKVDETCYWIKIQDGNYYRAKETCEKHDFKVADIPNEKTYRRLYDKLRNLIPDQLSWMKIWTGIEINTQVRLR; this is encoded by the exons atgaaAAGTAAATATCCAAAGCCTCTAACTGCGAATTTTGTCGCCTTAAATAACATGGACGGCATGAAACGATACCGTGTTTTACTTGTCTTTTGGCTCGCGACGATGTTGACACCTTATACCCGCGGCGAAACTCTATACTGTAAACCACGAGCTGGATGCGGCATCGACAGTTGTGATCCAATTGCTGCGGGTTGGAATGAGAAGATTTTCGACCTTACAGAACATCTTCATCGTGAAGAATTCCCAATAATCTGCAAACAGACCAAAACAG ATTCGTCAAAAATACAAGAAGAACTTGGTACCGTTGAAAAAAAGGTATCTATTTTGGAGGATTTGAACGTGGATTTGGCAAATG AAGTTGTAAAACTCAAAGAACGGAATAATCGATTATTTGATGAATTGAATAGCAAAGCACTAAAGTTGTCAGAAG TGCAAACGAAAGTTGTAACGCTAGAGAAGAGATTCTCAGTGATGGAGGAAAGATTCGAACGTATGAACAGTAAATCAGTAATGGACGGAGAAACAGCAAGTGTAGAAAATGCCTCTGTGGATTCAG aatACTGCATGGTCAAAGTTGATGAAACGTGCTATTggataaagattcaagatggcAATTATTACAGAGCTAAAGAAACTTGCGAAAAACACGATTTCAAAGTAGCAGACATTCCGAATGAAAAAACTTATCGTCGCTTATATGATAAGTTACGAAATTTAATACCAGATCAATTATCGTGGATGAAAATATGGACAGGAATAGAAATAAATACACAAGTAAGGCTGAGATAG
- the LOC120346242 gene encoding uncharacterized protein LOC120346242, translated as MRGDQAITFLIFLTTGISMSNEEDFICEGKRGWYGIPLTCHHGTSNEKSTQSRLRILTKKLKVAEDDIAKIKKENLELKNKLATLESFVMPLKDESAPNRTDKCDVVTENFCFLTLVEKKWKMSFEDAVTACNKLGCTVANITNEAIYTRITSNLRRKIPNGWSLVYIWIGNQINAKTGYLPIPFTQWLQGSPKLKEKHLNWNNIYLIVDRNPVVAFQGMANIAPKTFWNGVVCQRNI; from the exons ATGCGTGGAGATCAGGCAATAacatttcttatatttttaacAACCGGAATATCAATGTCAAACGAAGAGGATTTTATATGTGAAGGGAAACGCGGGTGGTACGGGATTCCACTCACGTGTCATCATGGCACTAGTAATGAAA AGTCAACGCAGAGCCGACTGAGAATATTAACCAAAAAACTGAAAGTTGCTGAGGATGATattgcaaaaattaaaaaag AAAACCTGGAACTTAAgaacaaacttgcaactcttgaATCATTTGTGATGCCTTTGAAGGACGAAAGCGCACCAAATCGGACAG ACAAGTGTGATGTGGTAACAGAGAATTTCTGCTTTCTAACATTGGTCGAAAAGAAATGGAAAATGTCATTTGAGGATGCAGTTACAGCTTGCAATAAGCTTGGGTGCACTGTAGCAAATATCACGAATGAAGCTATATACACGCGTATCACGAGTAATTTAAGACGGAAAATTCCCAATGGATGGTCTTTGGTATATATTTGGATTGGAAATCAAATAAATGCTAAG ACTGGGTATTTGCCAATTCCATTCACACAATGGCTTCAGGGGTCGCCAAAGTTGAAAGAAAAGCATTTGAACTGGAATAACATTTATCTAATAGTCGATCGTAATCCTGTCGTCGCCTTCCAGGGAATGGCAAATATTGCTCCGAAAACGTTTTGGAATGGAGTCGTTTGCCAAAGAAATATATAA
- the LOC120346220 gene encoding nucleosome assembly protein 1-like 1, whose translation MSSGDAKTSDKDVVEHDEEKPETEVDDESATLNADETPQSMPSASQITAEMMQNPQVLAALQNRIEDMVGNSSGYIESLPKVVKRRIHALKNLQVKSMNIESKFFEEVHELERKYMAIYAPLFDRRRDIIQGEIEPTDSECEWHSEDEEEDENTKENKKNKNEEKAVEDKVNGDEEIIDDIKGIPEFWLTIFKSTDVLQDMIQDHDEPILKSLKDIRVSFSELNEHMAFTLEFLFEPNDYFTNTSLKKLYKLRAQPDDKDPFTFDGPEITSCTGCKIDWKKGKNVTVKTIKKKQKHKGRGTVRTVSKQISNDSFFNFFSPPEVPEDADAELDSDTENLLTSDFEIGHIIRERIVPRAVLYFTGEAQMDYEYDDEEEEEEDEEGHGSGEDTDSENDSDYDPSKDPGTKEQPQECKQQ comes from the exons ATGTCATCAGGAGATGCGAAAACATCTGATAAAGATGTTGTGGAACACGATGAGGAAAAACCGGAGACAGAAGTTGATGATGAATCAGCTACTTTGAATGCAGATGAAACGCCACAGTCGATGCCTTcag caagtCAAATAACCGCAGAGATGATGCAGAATCCACAGGTTTTAGCTGCTTTACAAAATCGAATCGAAGATATGGTTGGAAATTCATCAGGATATATTGAAAG CCTCCCTAAAGTAGTGAAAAGACGGATACATGCCTTGAAAAATCTTCAAGTCAAGTCAATGaatattgaatcaaaattttttgaggaagTCCATGAATTAGAAAGAAAATATATGGCGATTTATGCACCATTATTTGATAgg AGGAGAGACATTATTCAGGGAGAAATTGAGCCGACTGATTCAGAGTGTGAGTGGCATAGTGAGGATGAAGAAGAAGACGAAAATACtaaagaaaataagaaaaataaaaatgaagag AAAGCAGTTGAAGACAAAGTAAATGGAGATGAGGAGATCATAGATG ATATTAAAGGAATCCCAGAATTCTGGTTGACAATATTTAAAAGTACTGATGTTCTCCAGGATATGATACAAGATCATGATGAGCCTATTTTGAAATCACTGAAAGACATCAGAGTTAGTTTTTCAGAGCTGAATGAACATATG GCTTTCACTCTGGAGTTCTTATTTGAACCAAATGACTACTTCACCAACACTTCATTGAAAAAACTATACAAATTACGTGCTCAGCCTGATGATAAAGATCCTTTCACATTTGATGGACCTGAAATAACAAGTTGCACTGG GTGTAAAATAGATTGGAAAAAGGGGAAGAATGTGACGGTTAAAACTATCAAAAAGAAACAAAAGCATAAGGGAAGAGGAACTGTTCGTACTGTCAGCAAACAAATCTCAAACGAttcatttttcaactttttcagtCCACCTGAAG TTCCCGAGGACGCAGATGCTGAATTG GACTCTGATACTGAAAACTTGCTCACAAGTGATTTTGAAATTGGTCACATTATTCGAGAGAGGATCGTACCTCGTGCAGTTCTGTATTTTACTGGAGAAGCTCAGATggattatgaatatgatgaTGAGGAAGAAGAAGAAGAGGATGAAGAAGGACATGGA TCCGGTGAAGATACAGATTCAGAAAACGATTCAGATTATGATCCTTCG AAAGACCCAGGAACAAAGGAACAGCCACAGGAATGCAAGCAACAGTGA